A section of the Streptomyces sp. SCL15-4 genome encodes:
- a CDS encoding arabinogalactan endo-1,4-beta-galactosidase — MKFHPRRTITALLPPLAAALALTALPAQTAHAASTLANGGFESDGAGVAAPAGWSEYGDTGASYTEAGGHGGGYRLSHYSASAYKTETYQYLSGLANGNYTLTAWVRSGGGQKAAYIALKNCGGAEQRTDLPVSSSGWIRIVTPVNVTNNQCTISVNSDANAGNWINVDDLTFTSGTTGTSIHGADISSLAKSEAKGGVYRTSSGTTGDALPILKSYGMNYARLKVWVNPADGFNDKAHVLATAKRVKAQGMKLLVDFHYSDTWADPGAQTKPAAWAGHTYSQLKTDVYNHTYDVLNALKAQGTTADMVQVGNEINGGMLWSEGSTDNWTQLAGLINSGYSAVKAVNSATPVALHLAKGGDKAGTEWWFDNAVANGVRFDVIGLSYYGYWHGALSDFQTTLDDAAARYGKPVFVAETAYPFRLDSDDALTNQIDTTGELVSGYPATVAGQTKWMNDVASIVEAVPNGRGLGVFYWEATWTAVTGNGWDPADAGSGNGWENQALFGYDDKALNSLTWFSHR; from the coding sequence ATGAAGTTCCATCCCAGACGCACCATCACCGCCCTGCTGCCGCCGCTCGCGGCCGCTCTCGCCCTCACCGCCCTGCCCGCCCAGACCGCCCACGCCGCGAGCACGCTCGCCAACGGCGGCTTCGAGTCCGACGGCGCGGGCGTGGCCGCACCCGCCGGCTGGTCCGAGTACGGCGACACCGGGGCCTCCTACACCGAGGCCGGCGGCCACGGCGGCGGCTACCGACTCAGCCACTACTCGGCGTCCGCCTACAAGACGGAGACCTACCAGTACCTGTCCGGGCTGGCCAACGGGAACTACACGCTGACCGCGTGGGTGCGGTCCGGCGGCGGACAGAAGGCCGCGTACATAGCGCTCAAGAACTGCGGCGGTGCCGAACAGCGCACCGATCTGCCGGTCTCCTCCAGCGGATGGATCCGGATCGTCACGCCGGTCAACGTGACCAACAACCAGTGCACCATCAGCGTCAACAGCGACGCGAACGCGGGCAACTGGATCAACGTCGACGACCTGACCTTCACGTCCGGCACCACGGGCACCTCCATCCACGGCGCCGACATCTCCTCCCTCGCCAAGAGCGAGGCCAAGGGCGGCGTCTACAGGACGAGTTCCGGCACCACCGGCGACGCCCTGCCCATCCTCAAGTCGTACGGCATGAACTACGCGCGCCTGAAGGTCTGGGTGAACCCCGCCGACGGCTTCAACGACAAGGCGCACGTCCTGGCGACGGCCAAGCGCGTCAAGGCCCAGGGCATGAAGCTGCTGGTCGACTTCCACTACTCGGACACCTGGGCCGACCCGGGCGCCCAGACGAAGCCGGCCGCCTGGGCGGGACATACGTACAGTCAGCTCAAGACGGACGTGTACAACCACACGTACGACGTGCTGAACGCCTTGAAGGCGCAAGGCACCACCGCCGACATGGTCCAGGTGGGCAACGAGATCAACGGCGGCATGCTGTGGTCCGAGGGATCGACGGACAACTGGACCCAGCTCGCCGGACTGATCAACTCCGGCTACAGCGCCGTCAAGGCGGTCAACTCCGCCACCCCCGTCGCGCTGCACCTGGCCAAGGGCGGGGACAAGGCCGGCACCGAGTGGTGGTTCGACAACGCGGTCGCCAACGGAGTCAGGTTCGACGTGATCGGCCTGTCGTACTACGGCTACTGGCACGGCGCGCTCTCCGACTTCCAGACCACCCTGGACGACGCGGCCGCCCGCTACGGCAAGCCGGTGTTCGTCGCCGAGACGGCCTACCCCTTCCGTCTCGACAGCGACGACGCGCTCACCAACCAGATCGACACCACCGGCGAGCTGGTCTCCGGCTACCCGGCGACCGTGGCCGGCCAGACCAAGTGGATGAACGACGTGGCGAGCATCGTGGAGGCCGTCCCCAACGGCCGCGGCCTCGGCGTCTTCTACTGGGAGGCCACCTGGACCGCCGTCACCGGCAACGGCTGGGACCCCGCGGACGCCGGCTCCGGCAACGGCTGGGAGAACCAGGCCCTCTTCGGCTACGACGACAAGGCGCTCAACTCCCTGACGTGGTTCAGCCACCGCTGA
- a CDS encoding VOC family protein — translation MAAGLQTIIYPVKDLERAKSVFGALLGVEPYADEAYYVGYKAAGQDVGLDPNGHAKGMTGPVPYWHVTDLRERLAALLAAGAELLQDAQDVGGGRLIAFVKDADGNHLGLLQDPAA, via the coding sequence ATGGCCGCCGGCCTGCAGACGATCATCTACCCGGTGAAGGACCTGGAGCGCGCCAAGTCCGTGTTCGGCGCGCTGCTGGGCGTCGAGCCGTACGCGGACGAGGCGTACTACGTCGGCTACAAGGCCGCCGGCCAGGACGTCGGCCTCGACCCGAACGGGCACGCCAAGGGAATGACCGGGCCGGTGCCGTACTGGCACGTGACGGATCTGCGGGAGCGGCTCGCGGCGCTGCTGGCGGCGGGCGCCGAGCTGCTGCAGGACGCGCAGGACGTCGGCGGCGGGCGGCTGATCGCCTTCGTGAAGGACGCCGACGGCAACCACCTGGGCCTGCTCCAGGACCCGGCGGCCTGA
- a CDS encoding beta-galactosidase produces MPDTAPRGLTRLAFGGDYNPEQWPESVWREDIRLMREAGVTMVSVGIFSWALLEPAPGEYDFGWLDRVLGLLHEGGIRVDLGTPTVVPPVWFYRAHPEALPVTADGVRYEFGSRGAICHGNADYRAAAANITTRLAERYGDHPALAMWHVHNEYGVPVSACYCDTCAARFRHWLADTYGTVEGVNEAWGTAFWGQRYTDLAQINPPRTTPTVGNPGQALDYRRFTDATIRENFRAERDILHRLSPGVPVTTNFMTALSQCDSMDYWAWGREVDLVTNDHYLITDGRRTHVNLAMAADLTRSVAGGAPWLLLEHSTSGVNWQPRNPAKTPGQMARNSLAHVARGSEGAMFFQWRQSRRGAEKFHSAMVPHGGTDTRVWREVVELGSAVEALSEIRGTRTEADAAMLWDWQSWWAQNLDWRPSEDHDPRERADSFYEALYDRHLTVDFAHPEADLSAYPLVVVPALYLMTEAAGRNVRHYVENGGTLVVSYFSGIVDEHDAVHEGAYPGALRDVLGLTVEEFSPLLKDQRVRLTGPDGTGPAGDVWTEFVVPRGAETVWRYADGPAAGRPAVTRHRSGRGTAWYVSTRLDVQGLDALLARAADDAGLAPRAELPRDVEVVRRSGETGTFLFVINHTAGDTKVPLAAPGTELLTGERAAGRLAVPAGAVRVVRLDG; encoded by the coding sequence ATGCCGGACACCGCCCCCAGGGGCCTCACGAGGCTCGCCTTCGGCGGGGACTACAACCCCGAGCAGTGGCCGGAATCCGTCTGGCGGGAAGACATCCGGCTGATGCGGGAGGCCGGTGTCACGATGGTGAGCGTCGGCATCTTCTCCTGGGCCCTGCTGGAACCGGCGCCCGGGGAGTACGACTTCGGCTGGCTCGACCGGGTCCTCGGCCTGCTGCACGAGGGCGGCATCCGCGTCGACCTCGGCACGCCCACCGTGGTGCCGCCCGTCTGGTTCTACCGGGCCCACCCCGAGGCCCTGCCGGTCACGGCCGACGGGGTGCGCTACGAATTCGGCTCGCGCGGCGCGATCTGCCATGGCAACGCCGACTACCGCGCCGCCGCCGCGAACATCACCACCCGGCTCGCCGAGCGCTACGGCGACCATCCCGCGCTCGCGATGTGGCACGTCCACAACGAGTACGGCGTCCCCGTCTCCGCCTGCTACTGCGACACCTGCGCGGCCCGCTTCCGCCACTGGCTCGCGGACACCTACGGCACGGTGGAAGGGGTCAACGAGGCCTGGGGGACGGCCTTCTGGGGCCAGCGGTACACGGATCTCGCGCAGATCAACCCGCCCCGCACCACGCCGACCGTGGGCAACCCCGGCCAGGCGCTGGACTACCGGCGGTTCACCGACGCCACCATCCGGGAGAACTTCCGCGCCGAACGCGACATCCTGCACCGCCTCTCACCCGGCGTCCCGGTCACCACCAACTTCATGACCGCCCTCAGCCAGTGCGACTCCATGGACTACTGGGCCTGGGGCCGCGAGGTCGACCTCGTCACCAACGACCACTACCTGATCACCGACGGCCGCCGCACCCACGTCAACCTCGCGATGGCCGCCGACCTGACCCGCTCGGTCGCCGGCGGCGCCCCCTGGCTGCTGCTGGAACACTCCACCTCCGGCGTCAACTGGCAGCCCCGCAACCCCGCGAAGACACCGGGCCAGATGGCCCGCAACTCCCTCGCGCACGTCGCCCGCGGCTCCGAGGGCGCGATGTTCTTCCAGTGGCGCCAGTCCCGGCGCGGCGCCGAGAAGTTCCACTCCGCGATGGTCCCGCACGGCGGCACCGACACCCGCGTCTGGCGCGAGGTGGTCGAACTGGGCTCCGCCGTCGAGGCGCTGAGCGAGATCCGGGGCACCCGCACCGAGGCCGACGCGGCCATGCTGTGGGACTGGCAGTCCTGGTGGGCGCAGAACCTCGACTGGCGCCCCAGCGAGGACCACGACCCGCGCGAGCGCGCCGACTCCTTCTACGAGGCCCTCTACGACCGCCACCTCACGGTCGACTTCGCCCACCCGGAAGCCGACCTGTCCGCCTATCCCCTGGTCGTCGTGCCGGCCCTGTACCTGATGACCGAGGCCGCCGGCCGCAACGTCCGACACTACGTCGAGAACGGCGGCACGCTCGTCGTGTCGTACTTCTCCGGGATCGTGGACGAGCACGACGCCGTCCACGAGGGCGCCTATCCGGGCGCGCTGCGCGACGTCCTCGGCCTGACCGTGGAGGAGTTCTCGCCGCTGCTGAAGGACCAGCGGGTGCGGCTGACCGGCCCGGACGGAACCGGGCCGGCCGGCGACGTGTGGACCGAGTTCGTCGTCCCGCGCGGCGCCGAGACCGTGTGGCGCTACGCCGACGGGCCGGCCGCCGGCCGCCCGGCCGTCACCCGGCACCGGTCCGGCCGAGGCACCGCCTGGTACGTCTCCACCCGCCTCGACGTCCAGGGCCTGGACGCGCTGCTCGCCCGGGCGGCCGACGACGCCGGGCTCGCCCCGCGCGCCGAACTGCCGCGCGACGTCGAGGTCGTGCGCCGCAGCGGTGAGACGGGCACCTTCCTCTTCGTCATCAACCACACCGCCGGCGACACCAAGGTGCCGCTGGCGGCGCCCGGCACCGAGCTGCTGACGGGCGAGCGCGCCGCGGGCCGCCTCGCGGTCCCGGCCGGGGCCGTCCGGGTCGTGCGACTCGACGGCTGA
- a CDS encoding LacI family DNA-binding transcriptional regulator — MTMSNTGGRRRAPTIHDVAREAGVSRGTVSRVLNGGHYVSPAAQEAVNAAIRRTGYVVNRHARSLITGRSDSVGFLLTEPQERFFEDPNFNVLLRGCTQALAAHDIPLLLMLAGTRDERRRITRYITAGHVDGVLLVSSRSGDPVAEELRAAGVPLVACGKPIGLGSKVSYVAADDRDGARDMVRHLLSLGRRRIGVVTGPLDTPGGVERLAGYREVLAEAGLAADERLVVSGDYSRASGEAGAERLLERAPDMDAVFVASDLMAQGVLAALRRAGKRVPQDIAVGGFDDSPAATAAAPALTTIRQPWDRISSEMVRVLLAQLGGEEPAAVILPTELVRRESA, encoded by the coding sequence ATGACCATGAGCAACACGGGGGGCCGGCGCAGGGCACCGACGATCCACGACGTGGCGCGCGAGGCCGGTGTCTCGCGCGGCACCGTCTCGCGCGTGCTCAACGGCGGCCACTACGTCAGCCCCGCGGCCCAGGAGGCGGTCAACGCCGCCATCCGCAGGACCGGTTACGTCGTGAACCGGCACGCCCGTTCGCTGATCACGGGGCGCTCGGACTCGGTCGGCTTCCTGCTGACCGAGCCGCAGGAGCGGTTCTTCGAGGACCCGAACTTCAACGTCCTGCTGCGCGGCTGCACCCAGGCGCTGGCCGCGCACGACATCCCGTTGCTGCTGATGCTGGCGGGTACGCGGGACGAACGGCGCCGGATCACGCGGTACATCACCGCCGGGCACGTCGACGGGGTGCTGCTGGTCTCCAGCCGCTCCGGCGACCCGGTCGCCGAGGAGCTGCGGGCGGCGGGGGTGCCCCTGGTCGCCTGCGGCAAGCCCATCGGCCTGGGCTCGAAGGTGAGTTACGTCGCCGCCGACGACCGGGACGGCGCCCGGGACATGGTCCGGCATCTGCTGTCGCTGGGGCGGCGCCGGATCGGCGTGGTCACCGGTCCGCTGGACACTCCCGGAGGCGTGGAGCGGCTCGCCGGGTACCGGGAGGTGCTGGCCGAGGCGGGCCTCGCGGCCGACGAGCGGCTGGTCGTCTCCGGTGACTACAGCCGCGCGAGCGGCGAGGCGGGCGCGGAGCGGCTGCTGGAGCGGGCGCCGGACATGGACGCCGTGTTCGTCGCCTCCGACCTGATGGCGCAAGGTGTGCTGGCGGCCCTGCGCCGGGCCGGGAAGCGGGTGCCGCAGGACATCGCCGTCGGCGGTTTCGACGACTCCCCGGCGGCGACCGCCGCCGCCCCGGCGCTCACCACCATCCGGCAGCCGTGGGACCGGATCAGCAGCGAGATGGTCCGGGTGCTGCTCGCCCAGCTCGGCGGTGAGGAGCCGGCGGCGGTGATCCTGCCCACGGAGCTGGTGCGGCGCGAATCCGCGTGA
- a CDS encoding carbohydrate ABC transporter permease — protein sequence MSALAVHKAAPAAGTTPGAARRPPLRRRIALVPTVTLLLGAVYTLLPVAWVVIASTKSGHELFSTFTFLPGTGFTDNIRDLNAYRGGVYWKWMGNSALYAGLGALLSTAVSAFSGYALATYRFKGRETMFNVLLAGVLMPPVILAIPQYLLLAKADLTDSYLSVLLPQILSPYGVYLARIYASAAVPADVVEAGRMDGASEWRIFTRIALPMMIPGMVTVFLFQFVAVWNNFLLPYIMLSDDEKFPLTLGLYTLLEQGANTPALYTLVITGAFLAVLPLIALFLVIQRFWSLDLLSGAVKS from the coding sequence ATGAGTGCTCTCGCCGTCCACAAGGCGGCCCCGGCCGCCGGCACCACTCCCGGTGCGGCGCGGCGTCCGCCGCTGCGCCGCCGGATCGCGCTGGTGCCGACGGTCACCCTGCTGCTCGGCGCGGTCTACACGCTGCTGCCGGTGGCCTGGGTGGTGATCGCGTCGACCAAGTCCGGGCACGAGCTGTTCTCCACGTTCACCTTCCTGCCCGGCACCGGCTTCACCGACAACATCAGGGACCTCAATGCCTACCGGGGCGGGGTCTACTGGAAGTGGATGGGCAACTCCGCGCTGTACGCCGGTCTCGGCGCCCTGCTGTCCACCGCCGTGTCGGCGTTCAGCGGCTACGCGCTCGCCACGTACCGCTTCAAGGGCCGCGAGACGATGTTCAACGTGCTGCTCGCCGGCGTGCTGATGCCGCCGGTGATCCTCGCGATCCCGCAGTACCTGCTGCTGGCGAAGGCCGACCTCACCGACTCCTACCTGTCCGTGCTGCTGCCGCAGATCCTCTCGCCGTACGGGGTCTACCTGGCCCGGATCTACGCGTCCGCCGCCGTGCCGGCCGACGTGGTGGAGGCCGGGCGGATGGACGGGGCCAGCGAGTGGCGGATCTTCACCCGGATCGCGCTGCCGATGATGATCCCCGGCATGGTGACGGTGTTCCTGTTCCAGTTCGTCGCGGTCTGGAACAACTTCCTGCTGCCGTACATCATGCTCAGCGACGACGAGAAGTTCCCGCTGACGCTGGGCCTTTACACGCTGCTGGAGCAGGGCGCGAACACGCCCGCGCTGTACACCCTGGTGATCACCGGAGCGTTCCTCGCGGTGCTTCCGCTGATCGCCCTGTTCCTGGTCATCCAGCGGTTCTGGAGCCTGGATCTGCTGTCCGGGGCCGTAAAGTCATGA
- a CDS encoding purine-cytosine permease family protein gives MTADHPHGAPDGASAGRLPRVETHGLDVIEDAERKGTPRTLFWPWFGANVSVLGLGYGAFAFGFGISFRQALAAGVLGIVASFLLCGFVAVAGKRGSAPTMVLSRAAYGVRGNRLPSAVSWMLTVGWETVLTALATMATATVFSSLGRGGGTGTKIVALVVVAALTVVGGVMGFETIMRLQTWITLVTGVLTIVYVALVADRIHWSTVDALPAGSAQRFIGALVFMMTGFGLGWVNAAADYSRYLPRNSSGRGVIGWTTFGASLAPLVLLVFGLLLAGSSAELSQAIAADPIGALATLLPAWFLVPFAVVAVLGLVGGAVLDIYSSGLALLSAGLRAPRYLAALLDGVLMIAGSVYIVFFADDFLGQFTGFLTTLGVPVAAWAGVMLADLALRRRDYDEDDLYRPHGRYGDVPLLPLCLTLAATAVGWGLVTNTAAHWLTWQGYLLAPLGLGGRAGPWAYANLGVLVALALAFLGTLLPARGRVRRQEARAPGPGLHEEAARRR, from the coding sequence GTGACGGCGGATCATCCGCACGGCGCTCCCGACGGGGCGTCCGCCGGCCGCCTCCCGCGGGTGGAGACACACGGCCTCGACGTCATCGAGGACGCCGAACGCAAGGGCACCCCGCGCACCCTGTTCTGGCCCTGGTTCGGCGCCAACGTCTCCGTCCTCGGACTCGGCTACGGCGCGTTCGCGTTCGGCTTCGGCATCTCCTTCCGGCAGGCCCTCGCCGCCGGTGTGCTCGGCATCGTCGCCTCCTTCCTGCTGTGCGGCTTCGTCGCGGTCGCCGGCAAGCGCGGCTCGGCACCGACCATGGTCCTCAGCCGCGCCGCGTACGGCGTGCGCGGCAACCGGCTGCCGTCCGCCGTCTCCTGGATGCTCACCGTCGGCTGGGAGACCGTCCTCACGGCGCTCGCCACGATGGCCACCGCGACCGTCTTCAGCAGCCTCGGCCGGGGCGGCGGCACCGGGACGAAGATCGTCGCCCTCGTCGTGGTGGCCGCGCTGACCGTCGTCGGCGGAGTCATGGGCTTCGAGACGATCATGCGGTTGCAGACCTGGATCACCCTGGTCACGGGCGTCCTCACGATCGTCTACGTCGCCCTCGTCGCCGACCGCATCCACTGGAGCACGGTCGACGCGCTCCCGGCCGGCTCCGCTCAGCGGTTCATCGGCGCGCTGGTGTTCATGATGACCGGCTTCGGCCTCGGCTGGGTCAACGCCGCCGCCGACTACTCCCGCTACCTGCCCAGGAACTCCTCCGGCCGGGGCGTCATCGGCTGGACCACGTTCGGCGCGTCCCTCGCCCCGCTGGTGCTGCTGGTCTTCGGTCTGCTGCTGGCCGGTTCCTCCGCCGAGCTGAGCCAGGCGATCGCCGCCGACCCGATCGGCGCGCTGGCCACGCTCCTGCCGGCCTGGTTCCTGGTGCCGTTCGCCGTGGTCGCGGTCCTCGGCCTGGTCGGCGGCGCCGTCCTCGACATCTACTCCTCCGGCCTGGCCCTGCTCTCGGCCGGCCTGCGAGCACCCCGCTATCTGGCCGCCCTCCTCGACGGCGTCCTGATGATCGCCGGCTCGGTCTACATCGTGTTCTTCGCCGACGACTTCCTCGGCCAGTTCACGGGCTTCCTCACCACACTCGGCGTGCCCGTCGCGGCCTGGGCCGGCGTCATGCTCGCCGACCTGGCGCTGCGCCGCCGCGACTACGACGAAGACGACCTGTACCGCCCGCACGGCCGCTACGGCGACGTCCCCCTCCTCCCGCTGTGCCTCACCCTCGCCGCCACCGCCGTCGGCTGGGGTCTGGTCACCAACACCGCCGCGCACTGGCTGACCTGGCAGGGCTATCTGCTGGCGCCGCTCGGCCTGGGCGGCCGGGCCGGGCCCTGGGCGTACGCCAACCTCGGCGTCCTCGTCGCCCTGGCGCTCGCCTTCCTCGGCACACTGCTGCCGGCCCGGGGCCGGGTACGGCGCCAGGAGGCGCGGGCACCCGGTCCGGGCCTCCACGAGGAGGCGGCGCGCCGCCGATGA
- a CDS encoding extracellular solute-binding protein, translating to MPHTKRRRLVTTAVAVSLGATALAACGSGDDSKAESGPVSLTYWTWTPGMDKVVDLWNKGPGKKDRITVTVKKQASGDTLVTKILTAHKAKKAPDLVQAEYQALPTLVSNDALADVSEHVDGVKDKFAEGVWQQTTLGTDAVYAVPQDIGPMMFYYREDLFKRYGLKVPTTWEQFAETARLLKKKAPDKDLTTFSANDSGLFAGLAQQAGAKWWTTSGDKWKVGIDDAATRKVAEFWGGLVKEGVIDNQPMYTPSWNKALDTGKQIAWVSAVWAPGTLNTAAPDTKGKWAMAPLPQWSAEQDVTGSWGGSSTAVTTDSAHQEAAAEFAVWLNTDHDALNALAKEGGIYPASTSAQLSGAFSNPPAYFSNQPDFYTKAADIAKTTAPASWGPNVNVAYTSFKDAFGAAAKNESDFAAALRKMQADTVADMKKQGFEVSQ from the coding sequence ATGCCGCACACGAAGCGCCGTCGCCTCGTGACAACCGCCGTCGCCGTGTCGCTCGGCGCCACCGCCCTCGCCGCCTGTGGCTCCGGGGACGACAGCAAGGCCGAGTCGGGTCCCGTGTCGCTGACGTACTGGACCTGGACGCCCGGCATGGACAAGGTCGTCGACCTGTGGAACAAGGGGCCGGGGAAGAAGGACCGGATCACCGTCACGGTGAAGAAGCAGGCGTCCGGCGACACGCTGGTCACCAAGATCCTCACCGCGCACAAGGCGAAGAAGGCCCCCGACCTGGTGCAGGCCGAGTACCAGGCGCTGCCGACGCTGGTCAGCAACGACGCCCTGGCCGATGTGTCCGAGCACGTCGACGGCGTCAAGGACAAGTTCGCCGAGGGCGTCTGGCAGCAGACCACGCTCGGCACGGACGCCGTCTACGCGGTGCCGCAGGACATCGGCCCGATGATGTTCTACTACCGCGAGGACCTGTTCAAAAGGTATGGCCTGAAGGTCCCCACCACCTGGGAGCAGTTCGCCGAGACCGCCCGCCTGCTGAAGAAGAAGGCACCGGACAAGGACCTGACCACCTTCTCCGCCAACGACTCCGGCCTCTTCGCGGGCCTCGCCCAGCAGGCCGGCGCCAAGTGGTGGACCACCTCCGGCGACAAGTGGAAGGTCGGCATCGACGACGCGGCCACCCGCAAGGTCGCCGAGTTCTGGGGCGGCCTGGTCAAGGAGGGCGTCATCGACAACCAGCCGATGTACACCCCGTCGTGGAACAAGGCGCTGGACACCGGCAAGCAGATCGCCTGGGTGAGCGCGGTGTGGGCGCCCGGCACGCTGAACACGGCCGCGCCGGACACCAAGGGCAAGTGGGCCATGGCCCCGCTCCCCCAGTGGTCGGCGGAGCAGGACGTCACCGGCAGCTGGGGCGGCTCCTCCACGGCGGTCACCACCGACTCCGCGCACCAGGAGGCCGCCGCCGAGTTCGCGGTCTGGCTGAACACCGACCACGACGCCCTGAACGCGCTGGCGAAGGAGGGGGGCATCTACCCGGCGTCCACCTCCGCCCAGCTCAGCGGCGCCTTCTCCAACCCGCCGGCGTACTTCTCCAACCAGCCGGACTTCTACACCAAGGCCGCCGACATCGCGAAGACCACCGCGCCGGCCTCGTGGGGCCCGAACGTGAACGTCGCCTACACCTCCTTCAAGGACGCCTTCGGCGCCGCCGCCAAGAACGAGTCGGACTTCGCCGCCGCCCTGCGGAAGATGCAGGCCGACACGGTCGCCGACATGAAGAAGCAGGGCTTCGAGGTTTCTCAGTGA
- a CDS encoding MarR family winged helix-turn-helix transcriptional regulator, producing the protein MAVKTAETRLEERWRDILAVHARTMCEIDRVLHPHGLGASDFEVLDLLATEPPEQGEQCRVQNLVGRVHLSQSALSRLIGRLEKDGLVERSVCAEDRRGVWVALTAKGRALHAEVLPLQRAVLRRLLAGQES; encoded by the coding sequence ATGGCAGTCAAGACGGCCGAGACCCGGCTGGAGGAACGCTGGCGGGACATCCTCGCCGTGCACGCGCGCACGATGTGCGAGATCGACCGTGTCCTGCACCCGCACGGGCTGGGCGCCAGCGACTTCGAGGTGCTGGATCTGCTGGCCACGGAGCCGCCCGAGCAGGGCGAGCAGTGCCGGGTGCAGAACCTGGTCGGCCGGGTCCACCTCAGCCAGAGCGCGCTGTCCCGGCTGATCGGCCGGCTGGAGAAGGACGGCCTGGTGGAGCGCTCGGTGTGCGCGGAGGACCGGCGCGGGGTGTGGGTGGCGCTCACTGCCAAGGGCCGTGCGCTGCACGCCGAGGTGCTGCCGCTCCAGCGGGCGGTGCTGCGGCGCCTGCTGGCCGGGCAGGAGTCCTAG
- a CDS encoding sugar ABC transporter permease has protein sequence MSSSTSRRGYGVKAAPYTFLLPATILFALFFALPIGYAVWLSFRKVRVSGLGLGSGARHEVWAGFENYSAAFQDSELLHGALRVLGYGCVVVPLMLGLALLFALMLDSEKVRLAPFTRLAIFLPYAIPGVVAALLWGFLYLPDVSPFYFVLDKLGLPQPDLLDGGPLYLALSNIAVWGGTGFNMIVIYTSLRSIPAEVYEAARLDGATPLQIALRIKIPMVAPSLVLTFFFSIIATLQVFNEPTTLKPLTNSVNTTWSPLMKVYQDAFGRNDMYSAAAEATLIAVVTLLLSFGFLRAANRRNKQEAAR, from the coding sequence GTGAGCAGCTCGACCAGCCGGAGGGGGTACGGGGTCAAGGCGGCCCCGTACACCTTCCTCCTCCCCGCCACGATTCTGTTCGCCCTCTTCTTCGCGCTGCCCATCGGGTACGCGGTCTGGCTCAGCTTCCGCAAGGTGCGCGTCTCCGGGCTCGGCCTGGGCTCGGGCGCGCGGCACGAGGTCTGGGCCGGCTTCGAGAACTACAGCGCGGCCTTCCAGGACAGCGAGCTGCTGCACGGCGCGCTGCGCGTGCTCGGCTACGGCTGCGTCGTCGTCCCGCTGATGCTGGGCCTCGCGCTGCTGTTCGCGCTGATGCTGGACTCCGAGAAGGTGCGGCTCGCCCCGTTCACCCGGCTCGCGATCTTCCTGCCGTACGCCATCCCCGGCGTGGTGGCCGCGCTGCTGTGGGGCTTTCTGTACCTGCCGGACGTCAGCCCGTTCTACTTCGTGCTCGACAAGCTGGGCCTGCCGCAGCCGGACCTGCTGGACGGCGGCCCGCTCTACCTCGCCCTGTCGAACATCGCGGTCTGGGGCGGCACCGGCTTCAACATGATCGTCATCTACACCTCGCTCCGGTCGATCCCGGCCGAGGTGTACGAGGCGGCGAGGCTGGACGGCGCCACCCCGCTGCAGATCGCGCTGCGGATCAAGATCCCGATGGTGGCGCCCTCGCTGGTGCTGACCTTCTTCTTCTCGATCATCGCGACGCTCCAGGTGTTCAACGAGCCGACCACCCTGAAGCCGCTCACCAACTCGGTCAACACGACCTGGAGTCCGCTGATGAAGGTGTACCAGGACGCCTTCGGCCGCAACGACATGTACTCGGCGGCGGCCGAGGCGACGCTGATCGCCGTCGTCACGCTGCTGCTGTCGTTCGGGTTCCTGCGGGCCGCGAACCGCCGCAACAAGCAGGAGGCAGCGCGATGA
- a CDS encoding SseB family protein, producing the protein METPAHADPPTPAQQALDALTVNAEDQVALDTLAHSDVLVPVPDDALDGEGADATTVALPVLEQPGGDTVVPVFTTEGEMTDLLPFVSRYRLIPLGALAAQWPDENLSLAIDGSSSHALTLTSQGVRTLLAR; encoded by the coding sequence ATGGAGACACCCGCACACGCCGACCCGCCCACGCCGGCCCAGCAGGCACTGGACGCGCTGACCGTCAACGCCGAGGACCAGGTCGCCCTGGACACCCTCGCCCACAGTGACGTACTCGTCCCGGTGCCGGACGACGCGTTGGACGGAGAGGGCGCCGACGCCACGACGGTGGCCCTGCCCGTCCTGGAACAGCCCGGCGGCGACACGGTCGTCCCGGTGTTCACCACGGAGGGCGAGATGACCGATCTGCTGCCCTTCGTGTCGCGCTACCGTCTGATACCGCTCGGCGCGCTCGCCGCGCAGTGGCCGGACGAGAACCTCTCCCTCGCCATCGACGGCAGCTCCTCCCACGCGCTGACCCTCACCTCGCAGGGAGTCCGCACGCTGCTGGCCCGCTGA